A region of Microbacterium suwonense DNA encodes the following proteins:
- a CDS encoding GIY-YIG nuclease family protein, with protein MTGYTYILRCSDGTFYAGSTRELDVRLTSHAQGMGSDYTACRLPLELVWFAEFDRIDEAFGLEKRIQGWSHAKRLAFIEGGFDAIKGWSARERKLRKATDPGR; from the coding sequence ATGACCGGCTACACGTACATTCTTCGATGCTCCGACGGAACGTTCTACGCGGGCAGCACTCGTGAGCTCGACGTACGCCTGACGTCGCACGCACAAGGGATGGGCAGTGACTACACAGCGTGCCGCCTCCCACTGGAACTCGTCTGGTTCGCGGAGTTCGATCGCATTGATGAGGCATTCGGGCTGGAGAAGCGCATCCAAGGGTGGAGTCACGCCAAGCGGCTCGCCTTCATCGAGGGCGGGTTCGACGCGATCAAGGGATGGAGCGCGCGCGAGCGCAAGCTTCGCAAGGCAACGGACCCCGGTCGTTGA
- a CDS encoding ParA family protein, protein MDTPLARELADLSSRRRALAEVTVSFPGEPRIFTVSNQKGGVGKTTSAVNLASALAGLGAKVLVVDLDPQGNASTALSITHTADTPSVYDVLINELPFADIVQSSPESPNLFCAPSTIHLAGAEIELVSQVAREFRLRRALETYLHENAMDVVIIDCPPSLGLLTINAFTAASEVLIPIQAEYYALEGLSQLLGNIQMIQKHLNPELQLTTILLTMFDARTRLSQQVAEEVRHHFPEQVLDAVIPRSVRVSEAPSFGQTVIAYDATSAGAIAYREAAVEIARRGEQSSQNKEQ, encoded by the coding sequence ATGGATACGCCGCTCGCTCGGGAACTCGCCGACCTCTCCAGTCGACGCAGAGCACTCGCAGAGGTCACCGTGTCCTTCCCCGGTGAACCTCGCATCTTCACGGTGTCGAACCAGAAGGGCGGCGTCGGCAAGACGACGTCGGCGGTGAACCTGGCATCCGCTCTCGCCGGATTGGGCGCGAAGGTTCTCGTGGTCGATCTCGATCCGCAGGGGAACGCCTCCACGGCACTCAGCATCACGCACACCGCCGATACGCCGAGCGTCTACGACGTGCTGATCAACGAGCTTCCCTTCGCGGACATCGTGCAGTCGAGCCCCGAATCCCCCAATCTGTTCTGTGCGCCGAGCACGATCCACCTGGCCGGCGCCGAGATCGAGCTCGTCTCGCAGGTCGCTCGCGAGTTCCGGCTGCGTCGAGCGCTGGAGACCTATCTTCACGAGAACGCGATGGACGTCGTGATCATCGACTGCCCACCATCGCTGGGACTGCTCACCATCAACGCCTTCACCGCGGCATCCGAAGTTCTCATCCCGATCCAGGCGGAATACTACGCGCTCGAGGGGCTGAGTCAGCTGCTGGGCAATATTCAGATGATTCAGAAGCATCTGAACCCCGAGCTTCAGCTGACCACGATCCTGCTGACGATGTTCGACGCTCGAACGCGTCTGTCTCAGCAGGTCGCGGAAGAGGTGCGGCATCACTTCCCCGAGCAGGTGCTCGACGCGGTCATCCCGCGATCGGTGCGCGTGTCCGAGGCACCGAGTTTCGGACAGACGGTGATCGCCTACGACGCCACGTCTGCGGGCGCGATCGCCTACCGGGAAGCAGCAGTCGAGATCGCACGGCGAGGCGAACAGTCCTCGCAGAACAAGGAGCAGTAG
- a CDS encoding ParB/RepB/Spo0J family partition protein encodes MAKRTGLGRGIGALIPTADHTERPVDVFFPGATKVKTDAEEVTATTDIPELAEVPGIRLVQIDPNTIVPNPRQPRTHFDEEHLAELVHSVREFGVLQPVVVRKNTAGEYELIMGERRTRAAREAGLTEIPAIVRETADEDLLRDALLENLHRSELNPLEEASAYQQLLEDFGITQEELATRIGRSRPQISNTIRLLRLPVAVQQRVAAGVLSAGHARAILSVEDPERMQHLADKVVNEDLSVRATEAAAKSLPVNPGKSPKPQPGARRAYLDEVASKLGDRLNTRVQISLGARKGQVKIEFASIQDLNRILADLGEEEYGSR; translated from the coding sequence ATGGCCAAACGCACCGGACTCGGTCGGGGAATCGGCGCCCTCATCCCCACCGCAGATCACACGGAACGCCCGGTGGACGTCTTCTTCCCCGGCGCGACGAAGGTGAAGACGGATGCCGAGGAAGTCACAGCCACGACTGACATTCCTGAACTCGCCGAGGTACCCGGCATCCGTCTGGTCCAGATCGACCCGAACACCATCGTCCCGAATCCGCGGCAGCCGCGCACGCACTTCGATGAGGAGCATCTCGCAGAGCTTGTGCACAGCGTCCGGGAGTTCGGCGTGCTGCAGCCGGTCGTCGTGCGCAAGAACACCGCGGGCGAGTACGAGCTGATCATGGGGGAGCGGCGCACGCGCGCTGCCCGTGAGGCCGGCCTGACGGAGATCCCGGCGATCGTCCGTGAGACGGCCGACGAGGATCTGCTTCGTGATGCGCTGCTGGAGAACCTGCATCGGTCCGAGCTGAATCCGCTGGAGGAGGCTTCTGCCTATCAGCAGCTGCTGGAGGACTTCGGCATCACGCAGGAGGAGCTGGCCACCCGCATCGGCCGCTCCCGTCCGCAGATCAGCAACACAATCCGTCTGTTGCGCCTCCCGGTCGCCGTGCAGCAGCGTGTCGCCGCCGGTGTGCTCTCGGCGGGGCATGCCCGCGCGATCCTCTCGGTCGAAGACCCGGAGCGGATGCAGCACCTGGCCGACAAGGTCGTCAACGAAGACCTGTCCGTCCGCGCGACGGAAGCCGCGGCGAAGAGCCTTCCGGTGAACCCGGGAAAGTCGCCCAAGCCGCAGCCGGGAGCGCGACGTGCATACCTGGACGAGGTCGCGAGCAAGCTCGGAGACCGTCTTAACACCCGCGTCCAGATCTCTCTGGGAGCACGTAAAGGCCAGGTCAAGATCGAATTCGCATCGATCCAAGACCTCAACCGCATCCTCGCGGATCTGGGCGAGGAGGAGTACGGGTCGCGCTGA
- a CDS encoding tryptophan synthase subunit alpha → MTDSVPRRASLELLRAEASDELAVLIQERLRAGEDPWDFMDDLPSIDELVVYLLRAENIVANDGVRPNAARHYRVLRQIALDYPALTETVWRMLGSQSHRAWDPTIADAS, encoded by the coding sequence GTGACCGACTCCGTACCGCGCCGAGCCAGCCTCGAGCTGCTCCGGGCCGAGGCATCCGACGAACTGGCGGTGCTGATCCAGGAGCGGCTGCGCGCGGGTGAGGATCCGTGGGACTTCATGGACGACCTCCCCAGTATCGACGAGCTCGTCGTCTACCTGCTGCGTGCGGAGAACATCGTCGCCAACGACGGGGTGCGCCCGAACGCCGCCCGGCACTATCGCGTGCTGCGCCAGATCGCCCTGGACTACCCCGCGTTGACGGAGACGGTGTGGCGGATGCTGGGATCGCAGAGTCATCGAGCCTGGGACCCTACGATCGCCGACGCCTCCTGA
- the trxA gene encoding thioredoxin has translation MTAKATTEATWEQDVLQADGPVLVDFWAAWCGPCRMVSPVLDEIQAEHPEKITILKLNVDENPNLAMQYQITSIPAMKVFHGGEVKTTIIGAKPKFALEQDLAEFIG, from the coding sequence ATGACAGCCAAGGCAACCACCGAGGCGACCTGGGAGCAGGACGTGCTCCAGGCCGACGGCCCCGTTCTCGTCGACTTCTGGGCCGCGTGGTGCGGGCCGTGTCGCATGGTCTCGCCCGTTCTCGACGAGATTCAGGCCGAGCACCCCGAGAAGATCACCATCCTCAAGCTCAACGTCGACGAGAACCCCAACCTCGCGATGCAGTACCAGATCACCTCGATCCCGGCCATGAAGGTGTTCCACGGCGGTGAGGTGAAGACCACGATCATCGGCGCCAAGCCGAAGTTCGCCCTCGAGCAGGACCTCGCCGAGTTCATCGGCTGA
- the trxB gene encoding thioredoxin-disulfide reductase, producing the protein MRQVIIIGSGPAGFSAAIYAARANLQPLLVASSVEVGGELTKTTDVENFPGFPEGIQGPDLMVKLQEQAEKFGTEVLYDDVVSLDVDGPVKKVTLGTGAVHEASAVIYATGSAYRKLGVEGEERLSGHGVSWCATCDGFFFRDKTIAVVGGGDSAMEEATFLTRFASKVYVIHRKDSLRASKIMQERAFANEKIEFIWNSTVDEILGELETTGVRLRSTVDDSTRELDLQGVFVAIGNDPRTHLVHGKLDLTDQGTIWVDGRSSRTSVPGIFAAGDVIDPTYRQAATAAGSGVVAALDVEHFLASLEDASVEVPAAEAAEVIAG; encoded by the coding sequence ATGCGTCAGGTCATCATCATCGGCTCGGGTCCGGCCGGATTCAGTGCCGCCATCTACGCGGCGCGTGCCAACCTGCAGCCGCTGCTGGTCGCGAGCTCGGTCGAGGTGGGCGGAGAGCTGACCAAGACGACGGATGTCGAGAACTTCCCCGGCTTCCCGGAAGGCATCCAGGGTCCCGACCTCATGGTGAAGCTGCAGGAGCAGGCCGAGAAGTTCGGCACCGAGGTGCTGTACGACGACGTCGTCTCGCTGGACGTCGACGGGCCGGTCAAGAAGGTCACCCTCGGCACGGGCGCCGTGCACGAGGCATCCGCCGTCATCTACGCCACCGGATCCGCGTACCGCAAGCTCGGCGTCGAAGGCGAGGAGCGCCTCTCCGGCCACGGCGTCTCGTGGTGCGCCACCTGCGACGGCTTCTTCTTCCGCGACAAGACGATCGCCGTCGTCGGCGGCGGCGACTCCGCCATGGAAGAGGCCACGTTCCTGACCCGCTTCGCGTCGAAGGTGTATGTGATCCACCGCAAGGACTCGTTGCGCGCCTCGAAGATCATGCAGGAGCGCGCCTTCGCGAACGAGAAGATCGAGTTCATCTGGAACAGCACGGTCGACGAGATCCTCGGCGAGCTCGAGACCACCGGTGTGCGCCTGCGCTCGACCGTCGACGACTCCACCCGCGAGCTGGACCTGCAGGGCGTGTTCGTCGCGATCGGCAACGACCCCCGCACCCACCTCGTGCACGGCAAGCTCGACCTGACCGATCAGGGCACCATCTGGGTCGACGGCCGCTCGTCGCGCACCTCCGTTCCCGGAATCTTCGCCGCCGGCGACGTGATCGACCCCACCTACCGTCAGGCCGCCACGGCTGCCGGATCGGGTGTCGTCGCAGCACTGGACGTGGAGCACTTCCTGGCATCCCTCGAAGACGCCTCCGTCGAGGTGCCGGCGGCCGAGGCCGCCGAGGTCATCGCCGGCTGA
- the murJ gene encoding murein biosynthesis integral membrane protein MurJ: MSSLGRASAILGAGTLVSRITGLVRTIVLVAAIGSFGRPADAFAVANQLPNNVFTIIQTGILTAVIIPQIVKSAVHSDGGRAYISKLFTLGTVVFLGATVLAMLFAPQLVVLYAEKFTPDQLAMGTAFAYWCLPQIFFYGLYALIGETLNAKRVFGPYTWTPVANNVISIIGFLVFIALFGGNRSDMLTWDPSMIAVIGGTATLGIAVQAALLLFAWRATGLRLRPDFRWRGVGLGQVGTLAGWTFLMVIAGQIAGLIQTRVVTAASGEHPSTALMMAAWLVFMLPYSIFAISIGTPYFTQIAEHAAADRHEEVRGDVARCMRVVALFVLGSGVALAVASVPATRIFTDNPAQAIQAAPVLICYLVGLVPLSLLFIVQRTFYAYGDTRTPFLFTLVQVALIIGFSLLAAAVAPLDQLAAAVALGQSVAGLVQTVIAIWILRNRLGGLELPRTLLSLLRFAIAAVPAGFAGWGTFLLLGAGAGWTAGQTGSTFVDKLLGAVGTGVIGLVAVVVYAVVLIVIRAPELSAATGLVKRFLPSR, encoded by the coding sequence ATGAGCAGTCTCGGCCGTGCCAGTGCGATCCTCGGCGCGGGGACGCTCGTCTCCCGCATCACCGGACTCGTGCGCACGATCGTGCTCGTCGCGGCCATCGGCAGCTTCGGTCGCCCCGCCGACGCCTTCGCGGTCGCGAACCAGCTGCCGAACAACGTCTTCACGATCATCCAGACCGGCATCCTCACCGCCGTGATCATCCCGCAGATCGTGAAGTCGGCGGTGCACAGCGACGGCGGCAGGGCATACATTTCCAAGCTGTTCACCCTCGGCACCGTGGTCTTTCTCGGGGCGACCGTGCTGGCGATGCTGTTCGCCCCGCAGCTGGTGGTGCTCTACGCCGAGAAGTTCACTCCTGACCAGCTGGCGATGGGCACCGCGTTCGCCTACTGGTGCCTGCCGCAGATCTTCTTCTACGGCCTGTACGCGCTCATCGGCGAGACCTTGAACGCCAAGCGCGTGTTCGGGCCGTACACCTGGACGCCAGTCGCGAACAACGTCATCTCGATCATCGGCTTCCTCGTGTTCATCGCACTGTTCGGTGGAAACCGCAGCGACATGCTCACCTGGGACCCGTCGATGATCGCCGTCATCGGCGGGACGGCCACTCTCGGCATCGCCGTTCAGGCCGCGCTGCTGCTGTTCGCGTGGCGGGCGACGGGGCTGCGGCTGCGGCCCGACTTCCGGTGGCGCGGCGTCGGTCTGGGTCAGGTCGGCACGCTGGCCGGGTGGACGTTCCTGATGGTCATCGCCGGCCAGATCGCCGGGCTCATCCAGACGCGGGTGGTCACTGCGGCGTCGGGCGAGCACCCTTCTACGGCGCTGATGATGGCCGCCTGGCTGGTGTTCATGCTGCCGTACTCGATCTTCGCGATCTCGATCGGCACTCCGTACTTCACGCAGATCGCCGAGCACGCCGCCGCCGACCGCCACGAAGAGGTGCGCGGCGACGTGGCTCGCTGCATGCGCGTGGTGGCGCTGTTCGTCCTCGGTTCGGGGGTGGCGCTGGCCGTGGCATCCGTTCCGGCCACCCGCATCTTCACCGACAATCCCGCACAGGCGATCCAGGCTGCGCCCGTGCTGATCTGCTACCTGGTGGGACTCGTGCCCCTGTCGCTGCTGTTCATCGTGCAGCGCACCTTCTACGCCTACGGCGACACGCGCACGCCCTTCCTGTTCACGCTGGTGCAGGTCGCGTTGATCATCGGCTTCTCGTTGCTGGCCGCCGCTGTGGCGCCACTCGACCAGCTCGCCGCCGCCGTGGCTCTGGGCCAGTCGGTCGCCGGGCTCGTTCAGACGGTGATCGCGATCTGGATCCTGCGCAACCGACTGGGTGGTCTCGAACTGCCGCGCACACTGCTGTCGCTGCTGCGCTTCGCCATCGCCGCCGTGCCGGCCGGGTTCGCCGGCTGGGGCACTTTCCTGCTGCTCGGCGCCGGTGCGGGCTGGACGGCGGGCCAGACCGGATCGACTTTCGTCGACAAGCTGCTCGGCGCCGTCGGCACCGGCGTGATCGGGCTCGTGGCCGTGGTCGTGTACGCGGTGGTGCTGATCGTGATCCGCGCTCCCGAGCTGTCGGCGGCCACCGGCCTGGTCAAGCGGTTCCTGCCGTCGCGCTGA
- a CDS encoding DUF6049 family protein, producing the protein MLVVGAIALGGASPASADDDVQEPDDAPAVTLGVSAGPSARIDPNGPLVTTITIVNGTDHTLSVGSASLEVNTTPLADAATLDAWLDTGAFSGTFRTVATEETPAVAAGESVEVSSIADATELGTLAPGVYPITARLTGATTDDADTTAWTPTASSVLVVAAAGQQQVGVLVPITATPADGALLSADELATLTAPDGMLTGQLDAVTDTSAILAIDPAIPAAIRMLGTRAPRAATDWLQRLEQLPNDMIILQFADADATTQAHEGQESLLQPPDLTPLLQPDDFPQSGATPTPSASSAPDPALPDNAVLTGVAGARTDILWPRDDVTAADLAAFTGYLGDDATTILPSTSFSGATRAHSAVEGNSILVMDAAASDRLSTAVELTEPVDVARALAGAAGHLFFATHSAPTVLVGLTRSETRSPVALRELLSAFATPGISLSSLRAQAPASAALIDPVGSTRPAALTTMLAGEQRMQAFSSILEVPALLMAPERIRMLRTIAVGMTDEDFTAAAAARAKHVHTILNSVGIQRPKPVQLITSAAPLPVWVRNDLPWTVHVTLHGLPSDPRLDIQRSTQVEAGADGSTRIDVPIEARVASGDVRVQFRLTSATGVAIGSTEVADVTLRADWEGIGLGILGGAIALLLVFGLIRTVRRKRRDGAGASTKESE; encoded by the coding sequence GTGCTCGTCGTCGGTGCCATCGCGCTGGGCGGGGCGTCCCCGGCATCCGCCGACGACGACGTACAGGAGCCCGACGACGCCCCCGCCGTCACCCTGGGTGTCTCCGCCGGCCCCAGCGCCCGGATCGACCCGAACGGCCCACTGGTCACCACGATCACGATCGTGAACGGCACCGATCACACTCTGAGCGTCGGATCGGCCTCGTTGGAGGTGAACACGACGCCTCTCGCCGATGCCGCGACTTTGGACGCGTGGCTCGACACCGGCGCCTTCTCGGGGACGTTCCGCACCGTCGCGACCGAGGAGACCCCGGCCGTCGCCGCCGGCGAGAGCGTGGAGGTCAGCAGCATCGCGGATGCCACCGAGCTCGGCACCCTCGCGCCGGGCGTCTACCCGATCACCGCGCGGCTGACCGGTGCGACCACCGACGACGCGGACACCACTGCCTGGACGCCGACCGCGAGCTCGGTGCTGGTCGTCGCGGCCGCCGGCCAGCAGCAGGTCGGGGTGCTGGTTCCGATCACCGCCACACCGGCCGACGGAGCACTGCTCAGCGCCGATGAGCTCGCCACGCTCACCGCGCCGGACGGCATGCTCACCGGGCAGCTCGACGCCGTCACCGACACATCGGCTATCCTCGCCATCGATCCCGCGATCCCCGCCGCCATCCGGATGCTCGGCACCCGCGCCCCGCGGGCCGCGACGGACTGGCTCCAGCGCCTCGAGCAGCTCCCCAACGACATGATCATCCTGCAGTTCGCGGATGCCGACGCGACGACGCAGGCGCATGAGGGCCAGGAGTCACTGCTTCAGCCTCCCGACCTCACCCCGCTTCTGCAGCCCGATGATTTCCCGCAGAGCGGAGCGACCCCGACCCCCAGCGCGTCATCCGCCCCTGATCCCGCGCTCCCCGACAACGCGGTGTTGACCGGCGTTGCCGGCGCACGCACCGACATCCTCTGGCCACGCGACGATGTCACCGCCGCCGACCTCGCCGCCTTCACCGGGTACCTCGGCGACGATGCCACCACGATCCTCCCCTCCACCTCCTTCTCTGGGGCGACCCGCGCGCACTCGGCTGTCGAAGGGAACAGCATCCTGGTGATGGATGCTGCAGCATCCGACCGCCTCTCGACCGCCGTCGAACTCACCGAGCCAGTCGATGTGGCTCGCGCGCTGGCCGGCGCCGCCGGGCACCTCTTCTTCGCCACCCACTCCGCACCGACCGTTCTGGTCGGGCTCACCAGGTCGGAGACGCGCTCCCCCGTAGCGCTGCGCGAACTGCTGAGCGCCTTCGCCACGCCCGGCATCAGCCTCAGCTCGCTGCGGGCGCAAGCACCGGCATCCGCAGCCCTCATCGACCCCGTCGGCTCCACCAGGCCCGCCGCTCTGACCACGATGCTGGCCGGCGAGCAGCGGATGCAGGCGTTCTCGTCGATCCTCGAAGTGCCGGCCCTGCTGATGGCTCCCGAGCGCATCCGGATGCTGAGGACGATCGCGGTCGGGATGACCGACGAGGACTTCACCGCCGCCGCAGCGGCGCGTGCAAAGCATGTGCACACGATCCTGAACTCGGTCGGCATCCAGCGCCCCAAGCCCGTGCAGCTGATCACCTCGGCCGCACCGCTGCCCGTCTGGGTGCGCAACGATCTGCCGTGGACCGTGCACGTGACCCTGCACGGCCTGCCGTCCGACCCGCGCCTGGACATTCAGCGCAGCACGCAGGTCGAAGCGGGCGCCGACGGCAGCACGCGCATCGACGTGCCGATCGAGGCGCGCGTGGCCAGCGGCGACGTACGGGTGCAGTTCCGGCTCACCAGCGCGACCGGCGTGGCCATCGGATCGACTGAGGTGGCGGATGTCACACTGCGCGCCGACTGGGAGGGCATCGGCCTCGGCATCCTCGGTGGCGCGATCGCCCTGCTGCTGGTCTTCGGTCTGATCCGCACCGTGCGGCGCAAGCGCCGTGACGGGGCGGGCGCCTCGACGAAGGAGAGCGAATGA
- a CDS encoding DUF7059 domain-containing protein translates to MTAVPDRAHPRPDPVLAQVLAADLDAADFRSDPLRRLWGEEADDALARGMREPILRAIADRDDALATLGRLWVLGLPQPRAAVERAVPRVGVEGLIGLGLIRADGAGGADGADVRPQAIIRPQSFVDADGVGEWWIASDLDEVALGTSLPTDHVLGVGGASRTLAELVIPGAVDRALDVGTGCGIQALLVSRRARQVIATDISERALAFAELNAQLNGVRNVEFRAGSLFEPVAGEAFDLIVSNPPFVITPRVTGVPEYEYRDGGLVGDGLVELFLRSASAHLAPGGVAQLLGNWESRGGVDGLDRVRSWIDDGLDAWVIQRERLTPLEYAELWIRDGGTLPRDAGFAPLLSAWLDDFAAREVTAIGFGYILLRRPASLPSAVTPAVTSSADPSAVPSAATSSAGTSAVPSAVTSSADPSAVPSAVPSSAGTPDVGPDAGNRPTSGVSAPDSYRPHGRLRRFETITQPVADLGRALVTGLAAHDALADGIPERLVVASDVTEARHHMPGSDDPSVIELRQGGGFARTISVDSALAGFVGACDGELTVAQIVAALADLFEVPLAELWDDLHPRIRSLLLDGLLLPAD, encoded by the coding sequence GTGACGGCCGTGCCGGACCGTGCCCACCCCCGCCCCGATCCCGTTCTCGCGCAGGTGCTCGCCGCCGACCTGGATGCCGCGGACTTCCGTTCCGACCCGCTGCGGCGGCTGTGGGGAGAGGAGGCGGACGACGCCCTGGCCCGTGGGATGCGTGAGCCGATCCTGCGCGCCATCGCCGATCGCGACGACGCGCTGGCGACGCTGGGACGGCTCTGGGTGCTGGGCCTGCCGCAGCCGCGTGCTGCCGTGGAGCGGGCCGTTCCGCGCGTGGGCGTGGAGGGGCTGATCGGGCTGGGGCTGATCCGTGCCGATGGTGCCGGGGGAGCGGATGGCGCCGACGTGCGGCCGCAGGCCATCATCCGCCCGCAGTCGTTCGTGGATGCCGACGGCGTCGGCGAATGGTGGATCGCGAGCGACCTCGACGAGGTCGCGTTGGGCACTTCGCTGCCCACCGATCACGTGCTCGGGGTGGGAGGTGCCTCGCGCACGCTCGCCGAGCTGGTGATCCCGGGCGCGGTCGACCGCGCGCTGGATGTCGGCACCGGATGCGGAATCCAGGCGCTACTGGTGTCGCGCCGCGCGCGTCAGGTGATCGCGACCGACATCTCGGAGCGGGCGCTGGCCTTCGCCGAGCTGAACGCGCAGCTGAACGGCGTGCGGAACGTCGAGTTCCGGGCCGGGAGCTTGTTCGAGCCTGTGGCGGGGGAGGCCTTCGACCTGATCGTCTCCAACCCGCCGTTCGTGATCACCCCGCGCGTCACCGGCGTGCCGGAGTACGAGTACCGCGACGGCGGGCTGGTGGGAGACGGGCTGGTCGAGCTGTTCCTGCGCTCGGCATCCGCGCATCTCGCCCCCGGCGGCGTGGCGCAGCTGCTGGGCAACTGGGAGTCGCGCGGCGGCGTGGACGGCCTGGACCGCGTGCGGTCGTGGATCGACGACGGCCTGGATGCGTGGGTGATCCAGCGCGAGCGGCTCACGCCGCTGGAGTACGCCGAGCTGTGGATCCGCGACGGCGGCACCCTGCCCCGGGATGCCGGATTCGCGCCGCTGCTGTCCGCCTGGCTCGATGATTTCGCCGCCCGGGAGGTGACCGCAATCGGGTTCGGGTACATCCTGCTGCGCCGTCCGGCATCCCTCCCGTCCGCCGTCACGCCCGCGGTCACCTCGTCGGCCGACCCGTCCGCGGTCCCGTCCGCCGCCACCTCGTCGGCCGGCACGTCCGCCGTCCCGTCCGCCGTCACCTCGTCGGCCGACCCGTCCGCGGTCCCGTCCGCCGTCCCGTCGTCGGCCGGCACGCCAGATGTCGGACCGGATGCCGGGAATCGTCCGACATCTGGCGTGTCGGCCCCCGATTCGTATCGGCCCCACGGCCGGCTGCGGCGCTTCGAGACCATCACGCAGCCCGTCGCGGACCTCGGTCGTGCCCTGGTGACGGGACTGGCCGCGCATGATGCGCTGGCCGACGGCATCCCGGAGCGCCTGGTCGTCGCATCCGATGTGACCGAGGCGCGCCACCATATGCCGGGCAGTGACGATCCCAGCGTGATCGAGCTGCGACAGGGCGGCGGATTCGCGCGAACGATCAGCGTTGACTCCGCGCTCGCCGGGTTCGTCGGAGCCTGCGACGGCGAGCTGACCGTCGCGCAGATCGTCGCGGCGCTGGCCGACCTGTTCGAGGTGCCGCTGGCGGAGCTCTGGGACGATCTGCACCCCCGCATCCGTTCGCTGCTGCTCGACGGACTGCTGCTCCCGGCGGACTAG
- a CDS encoding LLM class flavin-dependent oxidoreductase: MKAFGFLSFGHYADVPGSVTRTAGDMLRQTIELAEGADEIGVNGAYVRVHHWARQAASPIPLLTAMAARTKRIEVGTGVIDMRYENPLQFAEEAAALDLIADGRLALGVSRGSPETALRGYEAFGYVDTEDTERGSVLAREKFDLFLRAIGGERIAPGDPRMVGEGQYLAIEPQSPTLRDHLWWGSGSRSSAVTTGRLGLNLMSSTLVTEATGQPFHELQREQIDVFRSSYKDAGHTGTPRVSVSRSVFPLVSDRDRAYFGLRSAENGDQIGVIDGFRSTFGKTYAAEPDVLIEQLKADEAVMAADTLMLTIPNQLGPAYNLHVLQAFAEHVAPALGWKPNTEGPVQGDPVA, encoded by the coding sequence ATGAAGGCTTTCGGATTCCTCTCTTTCGGGCACTACGCCGACGTGCCCGGGTCGGTCACGCGCACCGCCGGAGACATGCTGCGCCAGACCATCGAACTCGCGGAGGGAGCCGACGAGATCGGCGTCAACGGCGCGTACGTGCGCGTGCACCACTGGGCGCGTCAGGCGGCCTCGCCGATCCCGCTGCTGACCGCGATGGCCGCGCGGACCAAGCGCATCGAGGTCGGCACCGGCGTGATCGACATGCGCTACGAGAACCCACTCCAGTTCGCCGAGGAGGCTGCGGCGCTTGACCTCATCGCCGACGGGCGCCTCGCGCTCGGCGTGAGCCGTGGATCACCCGAGACAGCACTGCGCGGGTATGAGGCCTTCGGCTACGTCGACACCGAGGACACCGAGCGCGGCAGCGTGCTCGCTCGCGAGAAGTTCGACCTGTTCCTGCGCGCGATCGGCGGTGAGCGGATCGCCCCCGGCGACCCGCGGATGGTCGGCGAGGGACAGTACCTGGCGATCGAGCCGCAGTCCCCCACCCTGCGCGATCACCTCTGGTGGGGGTCCGGGTCGCGCTCCAGCGCGGTGACCACCGGCCGGCTGGGGCTGAACCTGATGAGCTCGACGCTCGTCACCGAGGCCACCGGTCAGCCATTCCACGAGCTGCAGCGTGAGCAGATCGACGTGTTCCGTTCTTCCTACAAGGATGCCGGGCACACCGGCACGCCGCGCGTCTCGGTCAGCCGCAGCGTCTTCCCGCTCGTCTCCGACAGGGATCGCGCGTACTTCGGGCTGCGCTCCGCCGAGAACGGTGATCAGATCGGGGTGATCGACGGCTTCCGGTCCACCTTCGGCAAGACCTACGCCGCCGAGCCGGATGTGCTCATCGAGCAGCTGAAGGCCGACGAGGCCGTGATGGCCGCCGACACTCTGATGCTCACCATCCCGAATCAGCTCGGCCCCGCGTACAACCTGCACGTGCTGCAGGCCTTCGCCGAGCACGTCGCCCCGGCGCTGGGGTGGAAGCCGAACACTGAGGGGCCAGTGCAGGGCGATCCGGTCGCCTGA